A genomic region of Candidatus Melainabacteria bacterium contains the following coding sequences:
- a CDS encoding tetratricopeptide repeat protein: protein MKSSALLEITLLVIVCASIAGCTPKESSLKLDPKEIAAEHARDWDQKNKAGLAALTSGDLDAAEKNLVAGLKEAEECGPEDVRVAVSLNNLASLYEKKKMYTQCAGYLQKARKIFRKAYGDMNESIPVTERNEARILTKQGKWAESLPLYAEAIRYMEMLKSKDIDDVKKEYEEAKKQSLVKAKPEKS, encoded by the coding sequence ATGAAAAGTTCTGCTCTGCTTGAAATTACTTTGCTGGTAATCGTCTGTGCCTCAATCGCCGGTTGTACGCCGAAAGAGAGCAGTTTGAAACTCGATCCAAAAGAGATCGCAGCCGAGCATGCCAGGGACTGGGATCAGAAAAATAAAGCCGGGCTTGCGGCTTTGACAAGCGGAGATCTGGATGCTGCCGAGAAAAACCTCGTCGCCGGTCTCAAAGAGGCGGAGGAATGTGGTCCCGAAGATGTTCGTGTGGCAGTCAGTTTGAACAATCTTGCCTCTTTGTACGAAAAGAAGAAGATGTATACGCAATGTGCCGGTTATTTGCAAAAGGCGCGCAAAATTTTTCGCAAAGCATACGGCGACATGAATGAAAGCATTCCAGTTACTGAGCGCAACGAAGCACGAATTTTGACGAAACAAGGTAAATGGGCTGAGTCGTTGCCTCTTTATGCGGAGGCGATTCGCTACATGGAGATGCTGAAGTCAAAAGATATCGACGACGTCAAAAAAGAGTATGAAGAGGCAAAGAAGCAGTCACTAGTTAAGGCTAAGCCCGAGAAATCTTAG
- a CDS encoding ATP-binding protein: MTVALSQDFEKLGLFYLGRRYDLGAEKTTDELVLYDCRDLLTHAVCIGMTGSGKTGLCLDLVEEAAIDNIPVIAIDPKGDLSNLLLTFPNLSVEEFEPWVNADEARQKNLTPGQFAEQQAMAWKTGLAEWGQSAERIKLLKSSADFKIYTPGSTAGIPISILQSLSSPPREVIEDSEAMRDRVVTTANCLLALLGGNVDPLKSREHILLSNILDRAWRKGDDLTLPEIILQIQKPPMTQVGAIDIESFFPSKDRFELAMTINNLLAAPGFDAWLSGEPLDISKLLHSESGKPQVSIFSIAHLSDTERMFFVSLLLGQMVSWMRSQSGTSSLRAILYMDEIFGYFPPVANPPSKQPLLTLLKQARAYGLGLILATQNPVDLDYKGLANTGTWFIGRLQTERDKMRVLEGLEGATAETGGKFDRQEMEKILSGLGRRVFLMNNVHESRPEIFQTRWTLSYLRGPLMKAQIKALMAGKQARLPDGSGGVDAVTNRSVAMNSPSVATNQSTGANPQSVAPNQPTGLNQSAIRPALPPAVKQYFLPSKQSILSDASVVYKPFLYASATIRFTDSKTQLDETVSKAFIANVTGDGATFNWSDAQAVKYTIEKFNSEPEPGASFVEPPSALCQEVNYKNWSKSFAVWLSQSQKYQLLCCPGLQMYSLPNEQPGAFSVRVQQKLNELRDQLKEKLRTKYAPKLNALEERMRIAQQRSERQAQESRDEQLHSMISVGATIFGAMVSRRPLGSGTINKATTAARRVSRASQKQADSERALESLQSLREQFEDMQSQFDGEVNRLNQEMQSHLDSIKSTSIAPKKTNIQVNSVVLLWVPTNRLA; this comes from the coding sequence GTGACTGTGGCGCTGAGTCAGGATTTTGAGAAACTGGGACTCTTCTATCTTGGTCGTCGATACGACCTAGGAGCCGAGAAAACAACAGACGAGCTGGTTTTGTATGACTGTCGCGATTTGCTGACCCACGCTGTATGCATTGGCATGACTGGTAGCGGCAAAACAGGTCTCTGCCTTGATCTCGTTGAAGAGGCGGCAATCGACAATATTCCTGTGATCGCCATCGATCCCAAAGGTGATTTATCGAATCTGTTGTTGACCTTTCCCAATCTGAGTGTTGAGGAGTTTGAGCCCTGGGTCAATGCTGATGAAGCGAGGCAGAAAAATCTCACTCCCGGGCAATTTGCCGAGCAGCAAGCAATGGCTTGGAAAACTGGTCTGGCGGAATGGGGGCAGAGTGCAGAGCGGATCAAGCTGCTTAAGTCATCCGCTGATTTCAAGATTTATACGCCGGGAAGTACTGCCGGAATTCCGATTTCGATTTTGCAGTCACTTTCATCTCCGCCTCGAGAAGTCATCGAAGATAGTGAAGCAATGCGAGATCGTGTCGTTACTACTGCCAATTGTTTGTTGGCTTTGCTGGGCGGTAACGTCGATCCGTTGAAGAGTCGAGAGCATATCTTGCTTTCGAATATTCTGGACCGAGCCTGGCGCAAGGGTGATGATCTGACTTTGCCCGAAATCATTTTGCAAATTCAGAAACCGCCGATGACGCAAGTTGGTGCTATAGACATCGAGTCGTTTTTTCCTTCTAAAGACCGGTTCGAATTGGCTATGACGATCAATAATCTGTTAGCGGCGCCGGGCTTCGATGCCTGGCTTTCTGGAGAACCGCTCGACATAAGTAAGTTGCTGCACTCTGAGAGCGGTAAACCGCAGGTGAGCATCTTTTCGATCGCTCATTTGAGTGACACGGAACGCATGTTTTTTGTCTCCCTCCTGCTCGGTCAGATGGTTTCCTGGATGCGTTCTCAATCTGGCACAAGCAGCCTGCGCGCTATCTTGTACATGGATGAGATCTTTGGTTATTTCCCTCCTGTCGCCAATCCTCCATCGAAGCAGCCACTTTTGACTTTGCTTAAGCAAGCTCGTGCATACGGTTTGGGTTTGATACTGGCTACACAAAACCCGGTTGACCTTGATTACAAAGGTCTGGCAAATACAGGCACCTGGTTTATTGGCAGACTGCAGACGGAGCGCGATAAGATGCGCGTTTTGGAAGGTCTTGAGGGTGCAACGGCAGAAACCGGTGGCAAATTCGATCGACAGGAAATGGAAAAGATTTTGTCCGGGCTTGGTCGGCGAGTTTTCTTGATGAATAATGTGCATGAGAGTCGCCCTGAAATTTTCCAAACTCGTTGGACTTTGTCTTATTTGCGTGGACCGCTGATGAAGGCGCAAATCAAGGCGTTGATGGCTGGTAAACAAGCTCGGCTTCCAGACGGGAGCGGAGGTGTGGATGCAGTGACAAATCGATCCGTTGCAATGAATTCGCCGTCCGTCGCAACGAATCAATCGACCGGAGCGAATCCGCAGTCCGTCGCGCCCAATCAACCGACCGGGCTGAATCAATCGGCTATCCGGCCCGCTTTACCTCCTGCCGTTAAACAGTATTTTTTGCCTTCCAAGCAAAGCATTTTGTCTGATGCATCGGTCGTATACAAGCCATTTCTGTATGCCTCGGCAACAATTCGGTTTACAGATTCGAAAACGCAGCTTGATGAAACTGTTTCGAAAGCCTTCATCGCCAATGTCACCGGTGATGGTGCTACCTTCAATTGGAGTGATGCACAGGCTGTGAAGTATACAATCGAGAAGTTCAATTCCGAGCCGGAACCTGGCGCGAGTTTTGTTGAACCTCCCAGTGCTCTCTGTCAAGAAGTCAATTACAAAAATTGGTCTAAATCGTTTGCCGTCTGGCTGAGTCAATCCCAAAAGTATCAGTTGCTGTGTTGTCCGGGGTTGCAAATGTACTCGCTGCCAAATGAGCAGCCAGGAGCGTTTAGTGTTCGAGTGCAGCAGAAGTTGAACGAACTGCGAGATCAGCTGAAGGAGAAGTTGAGAACTAAATATGCTCCCAAACTGAATGCTCTGGAGGAGCGGATGCGAATCGCTCAGCAACGTTCAGAGCGGCAAGCGCAAGAATCACGGGATGAACAACTGCATTCGATGATATCAGTTGGTGCCACTATTTTTGGTGCTATGGTTTCACGTCGACCGCTTGGAAGCGGCACCATTAACAAGGCGACGACGGCCGCAAGGAGAGTGAGTCGCGCCTCCCAAAAACAAGCAGATTCGGAACGAGCACTTGAATCTTTGCAGAGCTTGAGAGAGCAGTTCGAAGACATGCAAAGTCAGTTCGATGGCGAAGTGAATCGGCTCAATCAAGAGATGCAGTCGCATCTCGATTCAATCAAGTCGACTTCCATTGCGCCCAAGAAAACTAATATTCAGGTCAACTCGGTTGTTTTGCTCTGGGTGCCAACTAACCGGCTTGCTTAG